Proteins encoded by one window of Mycolicibacterium sp. ND9-15:
- a CDS encoding DNA-directed RNA polymerase subunit beta' translates to MLDVNFFDELRIGLATADDIRQWSYGEVKKPETINYRTLKPEKDGLFCEKIFGPTRDWECYCGKYKRVRFKGIICERCGVEVTRAKVRRERMGHIELAAPVTHIWYFKGVPSRLGYLLDLAPKDLEKIIYFAAYVITAVDDEMRHNELSTLEAEMVVERKSVEDQRDLDLAERSQKLEADLAELEAEGAKSDVRRKVRDGGEREMRQIRDRAQRELDRLEEIWTTFTKLAPKQLIVDEVLYRELQDRYGEYFIGAMGAEAIKKLIENFDIEAEAEELREVIRSGKGQKKLRALKRLKVVAAFQQSSNSPMGMVLDAVPVIPPELRPMVQLDGGRFATSDLNDLYRRVINRNNRLKRLIDLGAPEIIVNNEKRMLQESVDALFDNGRRGRPVTGPGNRPLKSLSDLLKGKQGRFRQNLLGKRVDYSGRSVIVVGPQLKLHQCGLPKLMALELFKPFVMKRLVDLNHAQNIKSAKRMVERQRPQVWDVLEEVIAEHPVLLNRAPTLHRLGIQAFEPQLVEGKAIQLHPLVCEAFNADFDGDQMAVHLPLSAEAQAEARILMLSSNNILSPASGRPLAMPRLDMVTGLYYLTTMIDGDAGEYASAAKDAPESGVYSSPAEAIMAMDRGALSVRAKIRVRLPQQRPSADVEAELFPDGWKPGDVWTAETTLGRVMFNELLPQDYPFVNEQMHKKIQARIVNDLAERYPMIVVAQTVDKLKDAGFYWATRSGVTVSMADVLVPPQKQEILDRYEKEADQIEKKYQRGALNHDERNDALVKIWQDATEEVGEALRAHYPKDNPIITIVDSGATGNFTQTRTLAGMKGLVTNPKGEFIPRPIKSSFREGLTVLEYFINTHGARKGLADTALRTADSGYLTRRLVDVSQDVIVRETDCETERGITVTLAELQGDALVRDQHIETSAYARTLATDAVDAEGNVVVERGHDLGDPAIEALLAAGITEVKVRSVLTCATGTGVCAMCYGRSMATGKLVDIGEAVGIVAAQSIGEPGTQLTMRTFHQGGVGEDITGGLPRVQELFEARIPRNKAPIADVTGRVRLEEGERFYKITIVPDDGGEEVVYDKLSRRQRLKVFKHDDGTERLLTDGDHVEVGQQLMEGAADPHEVLRVQGPREVQIHLVKEVQEVYRAQGVSIHDKHIEVIVRQMLRRVTIIDSGSTEFLPGSLTERGEFETENRRVVAEGGEPAAGRPVLMGITKASLATDSWLSAASFQETTRVLTDAAINCRSDKLQGLKENVIIGKLIPAGTGINRYRNIQVQPTEEARAAAYTIPSYEDQYYSPDFGQATGAAVPLDDYGYSDYR, encoded by the coding sequence GTGCTAGACGTCAACTTCTTCGATGAACTCCGGATCGGCCTGGCGACCGCTGACGACATCCGTCAGTGGTCCTACGGCGAGGTCAAGAAGCCGGAGACCATCAACTACCGCACGCTGAAGCCGGAGAAGGACGGCCTGTTCTGCGAGAAGATCTTCGGACCGACTCGCGACTGGGAGTGCTACTGCGGCAAGTACAAGCGCGTCCGCTTCAAGGGCATCATCTGCGAGCGCTGCGGCGTCGAGGTGACCCGCGCCAAGGTGCGTCGTGAGCGGATGGGCCACATCGAGCTGGCCGCTCCCGTCACGCACATCTGGTACTTCAAGGGGGTGCCCTCGCGGCTGGGCTATCTGCTCGACCTGGCGCCGAAGGATCTCGAGAAGATCATCTACTTCGCTGCCTACGTCATCACCGCCGTCGACGACGAGATGCGCCACAACGAGCTGTCCACGCTCGAGGCCGAGATGGTCGTCGAGCGCAAGAGCGTCGAGGACCAGCGCGACCTCGATCTGGCCGAGCGGAGCCAAAAGCTCGAGGCCGACCTGGCCGAGCTGGAGGCCGAAGGCGCCAAGAGCGACGTGCGCCGCAAGGTGCGCGACGGCGGCGAGCGTGAGATGCGCCAGATCCGCGACCGGGCCCAGCGCGAACTGGACCGGCTGGAGGAGATCTGGACGACCTTCACCAAGCTGGCGCCCAAGCAGCTCATCGTCGACGAGGTGCTTTATCGCGAACTGCAGGACCGCTACGGCGAGTACTTCATCGGCGCGATGGGCGCCGAGGCGATCAAGAAGCTCATCGAGAACTTCGACATCGAGGCCGAGGCCGAAGAGCTGCGCGAGGTCATCCGAAGTGGCAAGGGGCAGAAGAAGCTCCGCGCGCTGAAACGGCTCAAGGTCGTCGCGGCGTTCCAGCAGTCTTCCAACTCGCCGATGGGCATGGTGCTCGACGCGGTTCCGGTGATCCCGCCGGAGCTGCGCCCGATGGTGCAGCTCGACGGTGGCCGGTTCGCCACGTCGGACCTCAACGACCTGTATCGCCGCGTGATCAACCGCAACAACCGGCTCAAGAGGCTGATCGATCTCGGCGCGCCCGAGATCATCGTCAACAACGAGAAGCGCATGCTGCAGGAGTCGGTGGACGCGCTGTTCGACAACGGCCGTCGTGGCCGTCCGGTCACCGGACCGGGCAACCGTCCGCTCAAGTCGCTGTCGGATCTGTTGAAGGGCAAGCAGGGCCGGTTCCGCCAGAACCTGCTCGGTAAGCGCGTCGACTACTCCGGCCGTTCTGTCATCGTGGTCGGCCCGCAGCTCAAGCTGCACCAGTGCGGTCTGCCGAAGCTGATGGCGCTCGAGCTGTTCAAGCCCTTCGTGATGAAGCGGCTCGTCGACCTCAACCACGCGCAGAACATCAAGAGCGCCAAGCGGATGGTCGAGCGTCAGCGTCCCCAGGTGTGGGACGTCCTCGAAGAGGTCATCGCCGAGCACCCGGTGCTGCTGAACCGCGCACCGACGCTGCACCGCCTCGGCATCCAGGCCTTCGAGCCGCAGCTGGTGGAGGGCAAGGCGATTCAGCTGCACCCGCTGGTCTGTGAGGCGTTCAACGCCGACTTCGACGGTGACCAGATGGCCGTGCACCTGCCGTTGTCGGCGGAGGCGCAGGCCGAGGCTCGCATCCTGATGCTGTCGTCGAACAACATCCTGTCGCCGGCGTCGGGCCGGCCGCTGGCCATGCCGCGTCTGGACATGGTGACCGGTCTGTACTACCTGACCACCATGATCGACGGCGACGCCGGCGAGTACGCGTCGGCCGCCAAGGATGCACCGGAGAGCGGTGTGTACAGCTCGCCGGCCGAGGCCATCATGGCGATGGACCGCGGTGCGCTGTCGGTGCGCGCCAAGATCCGCGTGCGGCTGCCGCAGCAGCGTCCGTCCGCCGACGTCGAGGCCGAGTTGTTCCCCGACGGCTGGAAGCCGGGCGACGTGTGGACGGCGGAGACGACGCTGGGCCGGGTGATGTTCAACGAGCTTCTGCCCCAGGACTATCCGTTCGTCAACGAGCAGATGCACAAGAAGATCCAGGCCCGGATCGTCAACGACCTGGCCGAGCGCTACCCGATGATCGTGGTCGCGCAGACGGTGGACAAGCTCAAGGACGCCGGCTTCTACTGGGCCACGCGTTCGGGTGTCACCGTGTCGATGGCCGACGTGCTGGTGCCGCCGCAGAAGCAGGAGATCCTGGACCGCTACGAGAAGGAAGCGGACCAGATCGAGAAGAAGTACCAGCGCGGTGCGCTCAACCACGACGAGCGCAACGACGCCCTGGTCAAGATCTGGCAGGACGCCACCGAAGAGGTCGGCGAGGCCCTGCGGGCGCACTACCCGAAGGACAACCCGATCATCACGATCGTCGACTCGGGTGCGACGGGTAACTTCACGCAGACCAGGACCCTGGCCGGCATGAAGGGTCTGGTGACCAACCCGAAGGGTGAGTTCATTCCGCGTCCGATCAAGTCCTCGTTCCGCGAGGGCCTGACGGTGCTGGAGTACTTCATCAACACCCACGGTGCTCGAAAGGGCTTGGCGGACACCGCTCTTCGTACGGCCGACTCGGGTTACCTGACCCGTCGTCTGGTCGACGTGAGCCAGGACGTCATCGTTCGCGAGACCGACTGCGAGACCGAGCGAGGCATCACCGTCACGCTGGCAGAGCTTCAGGGTGACGCTTTGGTGCGCGATCAGCACATCGAGACGTCGGCCTACGCGCGCACGCTTGCCACCGACGCCGTCGACGCCGAGGGCAACGTGGTCGTCGAGCGCGGCCACGACCTGGGCGACCCGGCGATCGAGGCGCTGCTGGCCGCCGGCATCACCGAGGTGAAGGTCCGCTCCGTGCTGACCTGCGCGACTGGCACCGGCGTGTGTGCGATGTGCTACGGCCGCTCGATGGCGACGGGCAAGCTCGTCGACATCGGCGAGGCGGTCGGCATCGTCGCCGCGCAGTCGATCGGCGAACCCGGCACCCAGCTGACCATGCGCACGTTCCACCAGGGCGGCGTGGGTGAGGACATCACCGGTGGTCTGCCTCGTGTGCAGGAGCTGTTCGAGGCCCGTATCCCGCGGAACAAGGCGCCGATCGCCGATGTCACCGGCCGGGTGCGGCTCGAGGAGGGCGAGCGCTTCTACAAGATCACCATCGTTCCCGACGATGGCGGCGAAGAAGTGGTGTACGACAAGCTCTCCCGTCGTCAGCGCCTGAAGGTGTTCAAGCACGACGACGGCACCGAGCGCCTGCTCACCGACGGTGACCACGTCGAGGTGGGCCAGCAGCTGATGGAAGGTGCTGCCGACCCGCACGAGGTGCTGCGTGTCCAGGGCCCCCGCGAGGTGCAGATCCACCTGGTCAAGGAGGTCCAGGAGGTCTACCGCGCTCAGGGCGTGTCGATCCACGACAAGCACATCGAGGTCATCGTCCGGCAGATGCTGCGTCGGGTCACGATCATCGACTCGGGCTCGACGGAGTTTTTGCCCGGTTCGCTGACCGAGCGCGGCGAGTTCGAGACCGAGAACCGTCGGGTGGTCGCCGAGGGCGGCGAGCCCGCGGCCGGCCGCCCGGTGCTGATGGGCATCACGAAGGCGTCGCTGGCCACCGACTCGTGGCTGTCGGCGGCATCGTTCCAGGAGACCACCCGCGTGCTGACCGATGCGGCGATCAACTGCCGCAGCGACAAGCTGCAGGGTCTGAAGGAGAACGTGATCATCGGCAAGCTGATCCCGGCCGGTACGGGTATCAACCGCTACCGCAACATCCAGGTGCAGCCGACCGAGGAAGCCCGCGCTGCGGCGTACACGATCCCGTCCTACGAGGATCAGTACTACAGCCCGGACTTCGGCCAGGCCACCGGTGCCGCGGTGCCGTTGGACGACTACGGCTACAGCGATTACCGCTAA